The following are encoded in a window of Roseivirga misakiensis genomic DNA:
- a CDS encoding M24 family metallopeptidase: protein MRYLFTLICLLCLVNISAAQTVSPKILSMKDRAAVINRLLEDKVENYLPAIMSREGIDMWIVISREYNEDPIIKTLLPAEWLAARRRTILVFFNKPDGSGIETLAVARYDVGSTFKSAWNKEEQPDQWKRLAELVRERNPKKIGINKSKYFGLTDGIVSTDLEEFTAALDKKDMQKITSAEKLAIGWLETRTEAEMAIYPHITRISHEIIQEAFSDKVITAGVTTTEDVVWWMRERVRELKLQTWFHPTIDVQRADPENFDHLRTFSKRPDKNVILPGDLLHCDFGITYLRLNTDQQQHAYILKPGEKEVPSFLVEAFKNGNRLQDIFTGNFKEGRTGNEVLKMSREMAIKEGIKPSIYTHPIGYHGHASGTTLGMWDSQGGVPVTGDYPLHLNTAYSIELNAATYIKEWDKEIRIMLEEEAFFDKTGVWYIDGRQTEIMTIPRVPAKQK, encoded by the coding sequence ATGCGATATTTATTCACTCTTATTTGTCTTTTATGCCTTGTCAATATATCTGCTGCGCAGACTGTTAGTCCCAAGATCCTATCTATGAAAGATCGGGCAGCGGTAATTAATCGGCTTTTAGAGGACAAGGTCGAAAATTACTTACCTGCAATCATGTCTAGGGAAGGAATTGATATGTGGATTGTGATTTCGAGGGAGTATAATGAAGATCCCATTATTAAGACTTTGTTGCCTGCTGAATGGCTGGCAGCACGACGAAGAACGATTTTGGTGTTTTTTAATAAACCAGATGGTTCAGGAATCGAAACACTTGCTGTGGCACGTTACGACGTTGGCTCGACTTTCAAGAGTGCTTGGAACAAGGAGGAGCAACCTGATCAATGGAAGCGATTGGCGGAACTTGTAAGAGAGCGTAACCCAAAGAAGATCGGCATTAATAAATCAAAGTATTTTGGACTTACTGATGGTATTGTGTCCACTGATTTAGAGGAATTCACGGCTGCACTAGACAAAAAGGACATGCAAAAAATCACATCAGCAGAAAAGCTAGCGATCGGTTGGTTGGAAACCAGAACAGAGGCAGAGATGGCGATTTACCCACATATCACCAGAATTTCTCATGAGATAATACAAGAAGCCTTTTCAGATAAAGTGATTACTGCGGGAGTGACAACCACTGAGGATGTAGTTTGGTGGATGAGAGAGCGTGTTCGTGAATTGAAACTTCAAACTTGGTTTCACCCAACCATAGATGTTCAAAGAGCTGACCCGGAGAATTTTGATCACCTAAGAACATTTAGTAAGCGACCAGATAAGAATGTAATCTTACCAGGTGATCTATTACACTGTGATTTTGGTATAACCTATTTGAGGTTGAATACTGATCAACAACAACATGCTTATATACTCAAGCCAGGGGAAAAAGAAGTGCCAAGCTTTCTCGTCGAAGCTTTCAAAAACGGTAATAGACTTCAAGATATTTTTACAGGGAATTTTAAAGAAGGCAGAACTGGAAATGAAGTGCTGAAAATGAGTAGAGAAATGGCCATAAAAGAAGGAATTAAGCCCTCTATTTATACACACCCAATTGGCTACCACGGACATGCATCTGGAACTACTTTGGGCATGTGGGATTCTCAAGGAGGTGTACCAGTGACAGGAGATTATCCGCTGCACCTGAATACTGCTTACTCCATAGAGTTGAATGCCGCCACTTACATAAAAGAGTGGGATAAAGAGATTCGAATAATGCTGGAAGAGGAAGCATTTTTTGATAAGACGGGTGTTTGGTATATTGACGGGCGCCAGACGGAAATCATGACGATTCCTAGGGTACCTGCTAAGCAGAAATAG
- a CDS encoding TolB-like translocation protein: MQPNTPGLLVTVLVSFFLHLNCHGQTFRANAVHQKGVPNLLFADDLSDGGLHWNNWFSKNETEFYYTIQENGRSFIVKRAVHANGLGPLQKIPFNQDYNYSHPWVSEDGTHMIFQASIPHPDGGRQDFNIWESFLGESGWSEPVLFSKATSTRRHEGAPILSKSGNLYFNITNESNGNADLYVLLEGRNKANKLPTSINSKSFEGDFFIDQDETFLIFSSYDRSGAIGQSDLYVSFNDSGNWSKAVSLGSKINSSWQEFSPFVTTDGKYLIFTSNRLSGNGLRPTFDHYIVNFDIDHFR, encoded by the coding sequence ATGCAACCAAACACACCGGGCTTACTTGTCACTGTACTTGTGAGTTTTTTTCTTCATTTGAATTGTCACGGGCAGACATTTCGTGCAAATGCAGTTCATCAAAAAGGTGTCCCCAATCTTTTGTTTGCCGATGACTTATCAGATGGCGGTCTGCATTGGAACAATTGGTTCTCTAAAAATGAGACAGAATTCTACTATACCATTCAAGAAAACGGCAGGTCATTTATTGTGAAAAGAGCTGTTCATGCCAATGGTCTCGGTCCATTGCAAAAGATTCCTTTCAATCAAGATTATAATTACTCTCACCCATGGGTCAGCGAGGATGGAACTCATATGATATTCCAAGCCTCTATTCCACATCCAGATGGAGGTAGACAGGATTTCAATATCTGGGAATCTTTTCTCGGCGAGAGCGGATGGTCTGAACCTGTACTGTTTTCAAAAGCAACATCAACACGTCGGCACGAAGGTGCCCCTATCTTGAGTAAAAGTGGCAATTTATACTTTAACATTACTAATGAATCAAATGGCAATGCCGATCTCTACGTGCTTTTAGAAGGGCGCAACAAGGCAAATAAATTGCCCACTAGTATCAACTCCAAAAGCTTTGAAGGTGATTTCTTCATCGACCAAGATGAGACATTTCTGATTTTTTCATCCTACGATAGGTCTGGAGCGATTGGACAGTCCGACCTCTACGTTTCATTTAATGATAGCGGAAATTGGTCTAAAGCCGTATCACTAGGTTCTAAAATCAATTCTTCTTGGCAGGAGTTTAGTCCCTTCGTGACTACAGATGGTAAATATTTGATCTTTACGAGCAATCGTCTTTCTGGTAATGGATTAAGGCCAACATTTGACCATTATATTGTCAATTTCGACATTGACCATTTTCGATAG
- a CDS encoding glycoside hydrolase family 13 protein, producing the protein MKRTLSLIFALSFSVLFVHAQDIKVEPPFWYAKMPTEKLQISLHGEELALWRVSVNTPGITLVNQLAGDSENYLFINLTISPDVAPGKIDIDLRKGKKHKKISYELKERSIDSNRNLGFSSEDVIYLLMPDRFANGNPENDTIEGMLEPARRDDPSGRHGGDLKGVQEQLDYIKELGMTAVWLTPVFENDQTPEYKGYHGYAATDMYKVDRRFGSNEEFVAFVQACHDKGLKVIMDMIHNHIGDQHWWMKDLPFKNWVHDQSVYGNTSYRGSVASDPYASKYDEDKLIKGWFVNEMPDLDQRNPVLADYLIQNTLWWIEYSGVDGIRMDTYVYPYKEYMARWAKEVIEAYPNFNIVGESWVENVASESYWQEDKAGEDDGYNSHLPSVTDFQIHFAVRDAFNSDFGWESGIMKLYYALSQDRLYSDPMKNVIFLDNHDIGRIFSTLGENPDNLKMAYAYLLTTRGIPQVYYGTELAFKQGPGEWGDGAKRAEMPGGWAGDERSVFTKEGRTAAENDMFDYVKKITNWRKSSKAIHEGKLLHFLPTDNVYVYFRYTDNERVMVIMNMNDKPMTISRKKHIEMLRGFSAAEDVMNGASIDISKDFQVPAKRTTVLQFK; encoded by the coding sequence ATGAAAAGAACATTAAGTTTAATCTTCGCCCTATCCTTTAGTGTACTATTTGTCCATGCACAAGACATAAAAGTTGAGCCACCTTTTTGGTACGCTAAAATGCCAACTGAAAAACTACAAATTAGCCTTCATGGCGAAGAATTGGCGCTATGGAGAGTATCTGTGAATACACCTGGTATTACCCTTGTTAACCAGCTTGCCGGTGATTCTGAGAATTATCTTTTTATCAACCTCACGATCAGTCCAGATGTAGCTCCAGGCAAAATTGACATTGACCTAAGAAAAGGTAAAAAGCATAAAAAAATCAGCTACGAGCTTAAAGAAAGGTCAATTGATAGCAATCGAAATTTAGGTTTCAGCAGTGAAGATGTCATCTATCTACTAATGCCAGATCGTTTTGCAAATGGTAATCCAGAAAATGACACTATTGAGGGAATGCTTGAACCTGCGCGTAGAGATGACCCAAGTGGCCGACACGGTGGTGACCTTAAAGGTGTTCAAGAACAGTTAGATTACATTAAAGAACTAGGAATGACAGCGGTGTGGCTCACTCCTGTTTTCGAGAATGACCAAACACCGGAGTATAAAGGTTATCACGGCTATGCCGCTACCGATATGTATAAGGTAGATAGGCGTTTCGGAAGTAATGAGGAATTTGTCGCCTTTGTGCAAGCCTGCCATGATAAGGGTTTAAAAGTCATTATGGATATGATTCATAATCATATTGGCGATCAGCATTGGTGGATGAAAGATTTGCCTTTCAAAAATTGGGTTCACGATCAGAGTGTCTACGGAAATACTTCCTATCGAGGCTCGGTGGCCTCTGATCCATATGCCTCTAAATATGACGAGGACAAACTCATTAAGGGTTGGTTTGTCAATGAAATGCCTGATTTAGATCAACGAAATCCTGTTTTGGCTGACTACTTGATTCAAAACACCTTGTGGTGGATAGAATATAGTGGTGTTGACGGAATTCGTATGGACACTTATGTTTATCCGTATAAGGAATACATGGCCCGTTGGGCAAAAGAGGTAATTGAGGCTTACCCTAACTTTAATATTGTGGGTGAATCTTGGGTTGAAAATGTGGCTTCAGAATCGTATTGGCAAGAAGATAAAGCGGGAGAAGATGATGGTTACAACTCTCACCTCCCGAGTGTTACGGATTTTCAAATTCACTTTGCTGTAAGAGATGCGTTCAACTCTGATTTTGGCTGGGAAAGCGGTATCATGAAGCTTTATTATGCCTTAAGTCAGGATAGGCTTTATTCTGACCCGATGAAGAATGTCATCTTCTTAGACAATCATGATATTGGTAGAATATTTTCTACCCTAGGCGAAAACCCTGATAATCTTAAAATGGCATATGCTTACCTGCTCACCACCAGAGGAATACCACAGGTTTACTATGGTACCGAACTTGCCTTCAAACAAGGTCCTGGAGAATGGGGTGATGGTGCGAAACGTGCCGAAATGCCTGGTGGCTGGGCTGGTGATGAAAGATCAGTTTTCACCAAAGAAGGTAGAACCGCTGCGGAAAATGACATGTTTGACTATGTCAAAAAGATTACGAATTGGCGAAAAAGCAGCAAGGCCATTCATGAAGGAAAACTGCTTCACTTTTTGCCAACTGACAATGTCTATGTGTATTTCCGCTATACGGATAATGAACGTGTAATGGTGATCATGAATATGAATGATAAACCAATGACCATCAGCAGGAAAAAGCACATCGAAATGCTTAGGGGCTTCTCTGCGGCTGAAGATGTTATGAACGGTGCATCAATTGATATTTCAAAGGACTTTCAAGTACCTGCTAAACGAACTACGGTCTTACAGTTTAAGTAG
- a CDS encoding DNA polymerase III subunit alpha: protein MYLNTHTYYSFRYGTFNTKDLLGELQKAGVDRFALTDINGTPAAINFVRLAPKYGIKPILGVDFRNGADQLFVGIAQNNEGFKELNDYLSHYLHSGEKIPERAPVFKNAYVVYPLSKYTGWKLKKLEYIGVRPRDLPRLIYPPHQMDKKKLVILQTATFRSKIDEKSGERIVRKKDFNAHRLLRAFDNNTLLSMLPKSEEGSASDFIYPLTELLDLYKEHSYMIDNTRNLLLDCNIHFDFEGEHLNKNLSSFGKDAAADLALLEELCEEGLPYRYKNPTADILKRIKMELEVIKQQGFMSYFLINWDICRYARNKGYFYVGRGSGANSVVAYLLRITDVDPIELDLYFERFINLYRQNPPDFDIDFSWRDREDITDYIFNRYPNVALLATYSTFQFKAVVRELGKVLGIPPHEIDHIQRAPYKELDDLHKLVLRYGKYIEGFPNHLSIHAGGILISEKPIHYYTATDLPPKGFPTTHFDMIIAEDVGLYKFDILSQRGLGKIKDSLIEIERNHSNDPKIDIHDIASLKKDKKIKAMLREGKAIGCFYVESPAMRMLLKKLRVEEYLGLVAASSVIRPGVAKSGMMRQYILRFREPDRRNEAHPILRDIMPETYGVMVYQEDVIKVAHYFAGLTLGEADVLRRGMSGKYRSREEFQKVRDKYFKNCIKKGHSFELAAEVWRQIESFAGYAFAKGHSASYAVESYQSLYLKAYYPLEYMVATINNGGGFYRMELYAHEAFMHGADIQAPCVNQSEYLCTIYGRTIYLGLAFISELEKTTAEEILRERCENGVFMSFDNFLKRVNISLDQLSLLIKIGSFRFTGQSKKALLWEAHFQLGNHKKTNPVRMLFDPEVKRFQLPELSYDMLEDAFDQQDLLGFPLCNPFDLLKEAPPRNILVREMAAHKNKTVRMIGYLVHIKNTNTSNGKKMQFGTWIDREGHFIDTTHFPPVAAQYPFRGKGIYELVGKLVEEFDFLSLEMIAMRKLPYVHDPRYAEEPRHAQMGVAST from the coding sequence ATGTATCTAAATACTCACACATATTATAGCTTTAGGTATGGTACCTTCAATACCAAAGACTTATTGGGTGAACTCCAAAAAGCAGGGGTAGACCGTTTTGCTCTAACCGATATTAATGGTACACCTGCAGCCATTAACTTTGTCCGATTAGCACCAAAATATGGTATTAAACCGATTTTAGGTGTGGATTTCAGAAACGGAGCTGACCAACTGTTCGTTGGTATAGCCCAAAATAATGAAGGTTTTAAAGAGCTAAACGATTACCTGTCTCACTATCTGCATAGTGGTGAAAAGATACCTGAACGAGCTCCAGTTTTCAAAAACGCGTATGTAGTTTATCCTCTTAGTAAATATACTGGCTGGAAACTAAAAAAATTAGAATATATAGGGGTTCGGCCTAGAGATTTACCTCGTCTTATCTATCCGCCACATCAGATGGATAAGAAGAAACTAGTGATATTACAGACGGCTACTTTTAGGAGTAAAATAGACGAAAAATCTGGCGAACGCATTGTTCGGAAAAAGGATTTTAATGCCCATCGGCTTTTAAGAGCCTTCGATAATAACACACTCCTGAGTATGCTTCCAAAGTCTGAAGAGGGAAGCGCAAGTGATTTCATTTATCCACTAACTGAATTGCTTGATCTATATAAGGAACACTCTTACATGATCGATAATACTCGAAATCTGCTGTTGGACTGTAATATCCATTTCGATTTTGAAGGAGAGCACTTAAATAAAAACTTATCATCTTTTGGTAAAGACGCTGCAGCTGACCTAGCATTACTAGAAGAGCTTTGCGAGGAAGGCTTACCATATAGGTATAAAAATCCGACAGCGGATATCTTGAAGCGTATCAAAATGGAACTTGAAGTGATCAAGCAGCAAGGCTTTATGTCCTATTTTTTAATCAATTGGGATATTTGCCGTTATGCTCGAAACAAGGGTTACTTCTATGTTGGGCGTGGGAGTGGCGCAAACTCAGTCGTCGCTTATTTACTTAGAATTACCGATGTCGATCCAATTGAATTGGACCTTTATTTCGAACGCTTTATCAATTTATATCGACAGAATCCACCAGATTTCGATATTGATTTTTCTTGGCGAGACAGAGAGGATATTACCGATTATATTTTTAATCGGTACCCTAATGTGGCGCTCTTGGCTACTTACAGCACTTTTCAGTTTAAAGCTGTAGTCCGTGAATTAGGGAAGGTGCTGGGAATTCCTCCTCACGAGATAGACCATATCCAGCGGGCACCTTATAAAGAGCTAGACGACTTACATAAACTGGTTTTACGCTATGGAAAGTACATTGAGGGTTTTCCTAATCACCTGAGTATTCATGCCGGGGGGATTTTGATTTCAGAAAAGCCGATACATTACTACACGGCAACTGATCTTCCGCCTAAGGGTTTTCCAACCACGCATTTTGATATGATCATTGCTGAAGATGTAGGACTCTACAAGTTTGATATTCTAAGCCAGAGGGGATTGGGTAAGATTAAGGACAGTTTGATTGAAATTGAAAGAAATCATTCAAATGACCCTAAAATCGATATTCATGATATCGCAAGCTTAAAAAAAGACAAAAAGATTAAAGCAATGCTTCGTGAAGGAAAAGCGATCGGTTGTTTTTATGTAGAGTCGCCAGCCATGCGCATGTTGCTCAAAAAGCTTAGGGTGGAAGAATATTTAGGGCTAGTAGCAGCAAGTTCAGTGATTCGGCCAGGTGTAGCTAAATCAGGAATGATGCGGCAGTACATTCTTCGTTTTCGAGAACCCGATCGTAGAAACGAGGCACATCCCATCCTCCGAGACATTATGCCCGAAACTTATGGGGTAATGGTTTATCAGGAGGATGTGATCAAAGTAGCACACTACTTTGCTGGCCTCACTTTGGGTGAGGCAGATGTGCTTAGGCGTGGAATGTCTGGCAAATACCGATCGAGAGAAGAATTTCAAAAAGTACGGGACAAGTATTTTAAAAACTGTATCAAAAAGGGGCATAGCTTTGAACTTGCAGCTGAAGTTTGGCGTCAAATTGAAAGCTTTGCTGGTTATGCTTTTGCTAAGGGGCATTCCGCCTCTTATGCTGTGGAAAGCTATCAGAGTTTATACTTAAAAGCCTACTATCCATTAGAGTATATGGTGGCAACTATCAACAATGGTGGTGGTTTTTATCGAATGGAATTGTATGCTCATGAGGCTTTCATGCATGGGGCAGACATTCAAGCACCCTGTGTGAACCAAAGCGAATATCTCTGCACTATTTATGGCAGAACCATCTACCTAGGGCTAGCTTTTATAAGTGAATTAGAGAAAACGACTGCGGAAGAAATATTGAGAGAGCGTTGTGAAAATGGCGTTTTTATGAGTTTTGATAACTTTTTGAAACGAGTCAACATCTCCTTAGATCAATTGAGTTTGCTTATTAAAATAGGGAGCTTTCGTTTTACAGGTCAGTCAAAAAAAGCATTGCTTTGGGAAGCCCATTTTCAGTTGGGTAATCATAAAAAAACAAATCCAGTTCGCATGCTTTTCGACCCTGAAGTCAAGCGTTTTCAGCTTCCCGAACTAAGTTACGATATGCTGGAAGATGCCTTTGATCAGCAAGACCTACTTGGTTTTCCTTTGTGTAACCCTTTTGATTTGTTGAAAGAAGCACCACCAAGAAATATTTTGGTGCGAGAAATGGCAGCACACAAAAATAAGACTGTTCGGATGATTGGCTATTTGGTTCACATTAAGAACACAAACACATCAAACGGAAAGAAAATGCAGTTTGGTACTTGGATAGATAGGGAAGGACACTTTATAGATACAACCCATTTTCCCCCTGTAGCTGCTCAATACCCTTTTAGAGGAAAGGGGATTTACGAACTTGTAGGCAAACTGGTAGAAGAATTTGACTTCCTAAGTTTGGAAATGATCGCCATGCGTAAATTACCCTATGTGCATGACCCTCGATATGCCGAAGAACCTAGGCACGCACAAATGGGCGTAGCGTCTACTTAA
- a CDS encoding C40 family peptidase, with protein MSKLLALAFNELGVSEIQGPEHEERILTYAHESGFESINDDETPWCSIFINYCCVKLNLEHTGKANARSWMHVGKKTKNPKPGDIVVFWRESIQSWKGHVAIFTGFSADGTQVFCLGGNQGNRVSIAAYSADKVLGFRRLEKQTSNALPAPVLRKGSRGKEVEKLQIILNQLGYNCGDPDGAFGQMTHDALILFQSNNRLAIDGVYGNGSKDMIESLMQS; from the coding sequence ATGAGCAAGTTATTAGCCTTGGCCTTCAATGAATTGGGGGTTAGCGAAATTCAAGGGCCCGAACACGAAGAGCGAATTCTTACCTATGCCCATGAATCAGGTTTTGAGTCAATAAACGACGATGAAACTCCCTGGTGCAGTATATTTATAAATTACTGCTGTGTAAAACTAAACCTCGAACATACTGGTAAAGCCAACGCGCGGTCTTGGATGCATGTGGGTAAAAAAACAAAAAATCCTAAACCTGGTGATATAGTCGTTTTTTGGAGAGAAAGCATTCAGTCTTGGAAGGGGCATGTTGCTATTTTTACGGGTTTTTCTGCTGATGGTACTCAAGTGTTTTGCCTCGGTGGAAATCAAGGAAATAGAGTATCTATCGCGGCTTACAGTGCCGATAAAGTACTAGGCTTTCGTCGGTTAGAAAAGCAAACTAGTAACGCGCTTCCAGCACCAGTTCTACGCAAAGGCAGTCGAGGTAAAGAGGTGGAAAAATTACAGATAATTCTTAACCAGCTAGGCTATAACTGCGGAGACCCAGATGGTGCTTTTGGTCAAATGACCCATGATGCACTTATACTATTTCAATCAAATAATCGCTTAGCAATAGATGGGGTCTATGGCAATGGTTCAAAAGATATGATTGAATCTTTAATGCAAAGCTAA
- the dinB gene encoding DNA polymerase IV, with product MSVDSTIMHMDLDTFFVSVERLLDSRLKGKPVLIGGVTDRGVVAACSYEARAYGIHSAMPMKKAKELCPEAIQIRGNSGTYSKYSEDVTAIIKETVPLYEKTSIDEFYADLTGLDKFFSSYQMGTELRERIRKETGLPISFGMSKNKTVSKVATGVAKPDNQLKIAKGDEKPFLAPLSVSKIPMVGEKTQQTLFSLGVKKIKTIQEMPVELMEKVLGKNGVSIWKKANGIDHSAVVPYNERKSISTERTFDKDTIDIHKLKAILLAMAENLAFQLRRGLKLTACVTVKVRYSDFNTYTLQSRIPYTSADHVLIAKVMELFDKLHNKRLLVRLIGVRFSHLVEGGYQINLFEDAEEIISLYHAMDKIRDKYGDRKVMRAFGIEAKTISRFNPFTGEPPPLLANRRQ from the coding sequence ATGTCTGTAGATAGTACCATCATGCACATGGACCTAGATACATTCTTTGTGTCTGTAGAAAGGCTGTTGGATAGCCGCCTAAAGGGTAAGCCAGTCTTAATTGGAGGGGTGACAGACCGGGGAGTAGTAGCGGCATGCAGTTATGAGGCTAGAGCCTACGGTATACATTCTGCCATGCCTATGAAAAAGGCAAAGGAGCTTTGCCCAGAGGCTATACAGATTAGAGGAAATTCAGGAACTTATTCTAAATATTCAGAAGATGTTACGGCCATTATAAAAGAGACCGTTCCTTTATATGAGAAGACCTCAATAGATGAATTCTATGCTGATCTGACTGGTTTAGATAAGTTTTTCAGTAGTTACCAAATGGGTACAGAACTTCGCGAACGGATTAGAAAAGAAACAGGTTTGCCTATTTCTTTTGGCATGTCAAAAAATAAGACGGTATCTAAAGTAGCGACGGGTGTAGCTAAGCCAGACAATCAACTGAAAATTGCAAAGGGTGATGAGAAACCATTTTTAGCACCACTCTCAGTAAGTAAAATCCCTATGGTAGGGGAGAAAACCCAGCAGACACTTTTTAGCTTAGGTGTAAAGAAGATTAAGACCATACAGGAAATGCCTGTGGAACTTATGGAAAAAGTTCTGGGTAAAAATGGGGTATCTATTTGGAAAAAGGCCAACGGTATTGATCACTCTGCTGTAGTGCCTTATAATGAACGTAAATCTATTTCTACCGAACGTACTTTTGATAAAGATACTATTGACATTCATAAGCTAAAGGCCATACTGTTGGCCATGGCTGAAAATTTGGCTTTTCAATTACGAAGAGGCTTAAAACTTACAGCTTGTGTTACAGTTAAAGTGCGTTATTCAGATTTTAACACCTATACATTACAATCTCGAATTCCATATACCTCTGCGGATCATGTCCTAATTGCTAAGGTGATGGAGCTATTTGATAAACTACATAATAAGCGGCTTTTAGTGCGATTAATAGGGGTTAGGTTTAGTCATTTAGTAGAAGGGGGCTATCAGATTAATTTATTCGAAGATGCCGAAGAGATAATAAGCCTCTATCACGCCATGGATAAGATCAGAGATAAATATGGTGATAGAAAAGTGATGCGTGCTTTTGGCATTGAAGCAAAGACAATTAGTCGTTTTAATCCATTTACTGGAGAGCCGCCACCATTATTGGCAAATCGCAGACAATAA
- a CDS encoding zinc-dependent peptidase has translation MIVVYILIGTSALVAFPFVKKYIRNQKPLIIPPNWHGILVQKVRFFRELDEVDRQDFLEQLARFLRNVPINGVQVEVTLADRLLVASSAVIPLFGFRGWEYGYLDEVILYPSAFDQNFNFENPQELIIGMVGSGAMEGKMILSKPALHVGFDNSQDKQNVGIHEFIHLYDKEDGVIDGVPVSFMNDEHIMPWIDLVRVEMSKIHSGESGIRGYGGLNGKEFFAVAGEYFFERPHLLEDNHPELYAMLSMFFNQKMTDTLRVKEIKPKPLGRNSPCPCGSGDKYKHCCLGIK, from the coding sequence GTGATTGTAGTCTATATTCTGATAGGTACTAGCGCTTTAGTCGCTTTCCCTTTTGTGAAAAAATACATTAGGAATCAGAAGCCACTAATAATTCCACCAAACTGGCACGGGATTCTTGTTCAGAAGGTTCGTTTTTTTAGAGAACTAGATGAAGTGGATCGGCAGGACTTTCTAGAACAGTTAGCACGGTTTCTACGAAATGTTCCCATAAATGGAGTCCAGGTTGAAGTAACATTGGCTGATCGTCTTTTAGTAGCTTCTAGTGCTGTAATCCCTCTATTTGGCTTCAGAGGTTGGGAGTATGGTTATTTAGATGAGGTTATTTTGTATCCATCGGCATTCGATCAAAACTTCAATTTTGAAAACCCTCAGGAGTTGATTATTGGAATGGTTGGGTCTGGAGCGATGGAAGGTAAAATGATTCTTTCAAAACCTGCATTACATGTAGGGTTCGATAATTCTCAAGATAAACAAAATGTAGGCATACACGAATTTATCCACCTTTATGATAAAGAAGATGGTGTTATTGATGGTGTTCCTGTTTCTTTTATGAACGATGAACACATCATGCCTTGGATAGACCTAGTACGGGTTGAAATGAGTAAAATACACAGTGGAGAATCTGGTATTAGAGGCTACGGGGGATTAAATGGTAAGGAATTCTTTGCTGTAGCAGGGGAGTATTTTTTTGAAAGACCACACCTTCTTGAAGATAATCACCCCGAGTTATATGCTATGCTTTCAATGTTCTTCAATCAAAAAATGACGGATACACTGCGTGTAAAAGAAATTAAGCCTAAGCCCTTAGGCAGAAATAGTCCGTGTCCTTGCGGAAGCGGCGATAAGTATAAGCACTGTTGCCTTGGAATAAAGTAA
- a CDS encoding SemiSWEET family sugar transporter codes for MEWTEIMGHVGAVLSSITFIPQVLQAWKTKSVGDLSMNMLLIVITSTVVWLVYAFSLNLLPVIIANSIIFVLSAILIYFKLTFKEAPKK; via the coding sequence ATGGAGTGGACTGAAATAATGGGGCATGTTGGTGCAGTTTTGAGTAGCATAACCTTTATACCACAAGTGCTGCAAGCTTGGAAAACAAAGAGTGTTGGCGACTTAAGTATGAATATGCTTTTGATTGTAATTACGAGTACAGTGGTCTGGCTTGTTTATGCCTTTTCTCTAAATCTACTGCCGGTTATTATTGCCAATTCGATCATTTTTGTACTGAGCGCTATCTTGATTTATTTTAAATTGACCTTTAAAGAAGCGCCTAAAAAGTGA
- a CDS encoding DinB family protein: MKRFSTILMSLLLIGGMALQAQTKITKEERTAAIKYLKDTENEMMKVLKGLSDEQLNFKPDAGSWSVAECLRHITISESSLWANFVTGAMATEADPSRRSEVQMTDEQIMGVIESREQKVKTFPPFEPENKTESVKEVIKEFKSLRAEHIKFMKKTDADLRNHYGTLPFGTIDTYQAVLFMAGHTKRHTDQMKEVMANASFPKQ; encoded by the coding sequence ATGAAACGATTCTCAACAATTCTTATGTCCTTACTGCTGATTGGCGGTATGGCACTACAAGCACAAACCAAGATTACGAAAGAAGAAAGAACAGCTGCCATCAAGTATTTGAAGGATACCGAAAATGAAATGATGAAAGTTTTGAAAGGGCTATCCGACGAACAACTGAACTTTAAACCAGACGCCGGTAGTTGGTCAGTTGCCGAATGCCTAAGACACATCACTATATCAGAGTCAAGCCTTTGGGCAAACTTTGTTACCGGTGCTATGGCTACAGAAGCTGACCCCTCTAGACGAAGTGAGGTTCAAATGACAGATGAACAAATTATGGGTGTAATAGAAAGTAGAGAACAAAAAGTGAAAACGTTCCCTCCTTTTGAACCCGAAAACAAGACGGAATCTGTTAAAGAGGTGATCAAAGAGTTTAAATCATTGAGAGCTGAGCACATCAAGTTTATGAAAAAGACAGATGCCGATCTAAGAAACCACTACGGAACACTTCCATTTGGTACAATAGACACTTATCAGGCTGTTTTATTTATGGCTGGACATACCAAAAGACATACCGACCAAATGAAAGAAGTTATGGCTAATGCCTCTTTTCCAAAACAATAA